Within Astyanax mexicanus isolate ESR-SI-001 chromosome 2, AstMex3_surface, whole genome shotgun sequence, the genomic segment GTGAACGTAGCATCAATTAGCAGGTGCAGGAGATTATGATAATGAGAATGAGGTACAACGGTAATCCTAGGAAGACATGGGCCATGGGAGAAGAGGAGCTGGTGTGAATGAAATTCAGTTGCTGGTGTGAAATATTCAGTGGCTATATTCTTCTATAAAGCAGTGcaaagatacatatatagataaataatatgatttttttttttttttttgctgatgtcttaattttttttatgaatttgaaAAGTGCTAAACCATAAATGTCCATATCTGTGTATACCTGTTTAAAATACTGATGAATAGCAAGAAATATCATAAAGTAACTACAAATATTTTGCATTTTGTTGCAGATCCAGTTTGCTGTTGAGCAACTAGTGCTGGGACTTTAACTTTTTGGTAAGTATTAATTCCTTTatctaaacaaacaaatactaACATGGTGGGAttaatttgtttcatttttattcaaaaaatattttatttatttttttgtaggtGCTGATGAACCATAACATGATGTTCTTTAGTAACTTGTTTGTAAGTCTGATGTATGCCCATTACTGCTGGACTGTGATCACTGCTTCTCTGATGCCAGGTTtcccttttgtgtttgtgtggaatGCTCCTACAGAACTCTGCAGGAGTCGATTTGGCTTTGAGCTAGATCTGTCTTACTTCCAAATTGTGAGCAGCACATTAAAGACAGCCACTAATCAAAGGGTCTCCATCTTCTATACTGACCGCTTTGGCATCTTCCCTTATGTGGACAAGGAGAGTGGAAAGCATCATGGCAGTGGTCTTCCACAGCTGATTGATTTCACCAGGCACTGGGAGCTGGCTGAGGGGAGCATCATCTTCTATATTCCTGAGGATCAGCCTGGCCTGGCTGTGCTGGATTTTGAGGAGTGGAGACCACAGTGGGTCCGAAACTGGGGCAACAAATATGTTTACAGGGAGCAGTCTATTAAAGCCATCATGCAGAAGAACCTCTCTCTGTCCTATAAAGAAGCACACGCGTTAGCAGTGATTGCGTTTGAGAAGGCAGCAAAGGAGTACTTCCTCCAGTCCTTGAGCCTTGGAAAGAAATTGAGGCCTTCACGTAAATGGGGCTACTACCTGTATCCTGAGTGTTATAACTATCACTACAAAAACAACATGGATCTTTACACAGGAGAGTGTCCAGAAATTGAAAAGCTGAGGAATGACAAGCTGCTCTGGCTTTGGAATGAATCTACCGCCCTctttccatccatctatctggAGCTTGCACTACAGGAGTCCCATCAGGCAAAGCTTTATGCTCGTCACAGGGTTCAGGAAGCCATGAGGGTTTCCAAACTCTCAAACAGGAGCTCTGCTGTTCCTGTTTATCCATACATTCGCCCATGCTTTAAAGACAGTGACGTCAACTACCTGTCTGAGGTGAGTGTTGGTATGGATTTCAATTTatggatttaaaatttaatttcctGTCCTAGATTTTGCAATAATCCCAGGACCACTTGTTGATGTAACTGATAAGTTGTCTTTTGTGGTTAAGATTTTTGTGGATAACTCTTGGATCAGAGATTGAACACCAAAAACCTTAAAAGCCTGCACCATGCATTTAGGTCATTTAAGTATATCCTGTCAAAAACTAATAGAGACTGAGATGATTTTGTTTGTCTTTACCAGAGCTTGTTGCCAAAATACTGTTAGCATAATGCTAAaatattgtttagtttattttttttatttttatttttttacaatttaaaaccAGTTGTATTTAACATTGTGTAAACATTTCATGAGAAAGAGGGGGAGGATAATTAAGTCATTGTGCAGAGTGTTCACCCAATCGATTGTTTACTCTTTGAGTTAATGGATTTTATTTGTAAGTAGTCCTAATATCCACATTAAAAAGCAATGCAGAAAGACAGTTCATATTTTCTACTATTAATaatttgctctctctccctcccagTATGACCTGGTCAACACTGTAGGTGAAGCTGCTGCTTTAGGAGCTGCTGGGGTCATCTCATGGGGTGATATGAAAATCTCAAATTCTGaggtaatattttttaaaagcataaCTATAATTTTTTTGTCAGAGCACTGTATAATACAactgtttttaaacataattgaCTAACCCTCTAAACGGTCACCTTGTAATGTCTGATGTTTCTCCTCAAACTGTGACCtgtctgaaagttttttttttttctgtactctcACTTGTTTCCTGTGACACAGGCGTCCT encodes:
- the LOC103034129 gene encoding hyaluronidase-5, giving the protein MNHNMMFFSNLFVSLMYAHYCWTVITASLMPGFPFVFVWNAPTELCRSRFGFELDLSYFQIVSSTLKTATNQRVSIFYTDRFGIFPYVDKESGKHHGSGLPQLIDFTRHWELAEGSIIFYIPEDQPGLAVLDFEEWRPQWVRNWGNKYVYREQSIKAIMQKNLSLSYKEAHALAVIAFEKAAKEYFLQSLSLGKKLRPSRKWGYYLYPECYNYHYKNNMDLYTGECPEIEKLRNDKLLWLWNESTALFPSIYLELALQESHQAKLYARHRVQEAMRVSKLSNRSSAVPVYPYIRPCFKDSDVNYLSEYDLVNTVGEAAALGAAGVISWGDMKISNSEASCAAAKHHLKEVMNPYILNVTTATQLCSEALCQGKGRCVRRIWDSGEYLHLSPQRYQIYKDSTSGLFVKGQISQEDVDWFQERFDCACYTGEPCYAPLALNIVSRFTYNDGLSLSHFTMVQWLAYALTITWIVVIC